From Rhodoferax sp. AJA081-3, the proteins below share one genomic window:
- a CDS encoding molybdenum cofactor biosynthesis protein MoaE, with translation MSTLQKAPRVSIQTEDFDLGEVVKALHANDARVGAVCSFLGTVRDRNIANGDPAGHVQTMELEHYPGMTEKAIEDMIDEAHRRFDIFAARIIHRIGLLQPTDQIVLVAVASAHRGESFKACEFLMDYLKTQAPFWKKEQTASGAQWVDARVSDDEALARWGIQATNA, from the coding sequence ATGAGCACCCTGCAAAAAGCCCCCCGCGTTTCCATCCAGACCGAAGACTTTGATCTGGGCGAAGTGGTGAAAGCATTGCACGCCAACGACGCGCGGGTTGGAGCCGTATGTTCTTTCCTAGGCACCGTGCGGGACAGGAATATCGCTAATGGGGATCCTGCGGGTCATGTACAGACTATGGAGCTGGAACACTACCCCGGCATGACCGAAAAGGCCATCGAAGACATGATCGACGAGGCGCATAGGCGCTTTGACATCTTTGCCGCACGGATCATCCACCGCATCGGCTTGTTGCAGCCCACTGATCAGATCGTGCTGGTGGCTGTGGCGTCTGCACACCGGGGCGAAAGCTTCAAGGCCTGTGAATTTTTGATGGACTACCTGAAGACCCAGGCACCGTTCTGGAAGAAGGAGCAGACGGCCAGCGGCGCGCAGTGGGTGGATGCGCGGGTCAGTGATGATGAGGCGCTGGCGCGCTGGGGTATTCAGGCCACAAACGCCTGA
- the dapA gene encoding 4-hydroxy-tetrahydrodipicolinate synthase, with protein MPSSRDFSGLWIPLITPFAGESVDHPALTRLVKHYAAAGVHGFVACGSTGEAAALDKQEQLAVLDTVLAAAGPLPVVMGLSGYHLVQTVAWVKELAQRPIAGLLVPAPHYIRPSQAGLVQWFTALADASDKPLVVYDIPYRTGATLALDTLLTLAAHPHIQAIKDCGGDAGKTQALITDGRLQVLAGEDAQVFSTLALGGAGSITASAHLCTSRFVAVMHSLRRGDLPHARALWQPLVPLINAVFAEPNPAVIKAMLAQQGLVQDGLRLPMTGASLEARQRVHTMVDKLALD; from the coding sequence ATGCCTAGCTCCCGCGATTTCTCTGGCCTCTGGATCCCATTGATCACACCGTTTGCTGGTGAATCGGTAGACCACCCTGCCCTGACCCGGCTGGTCAAACACTATGCCGCGGCCGGTGTCCACGGCTTTGTGGCCTGTGGCTCCACCGGCGAAGCTGCCGCGCTGGACAAACAAGAACAATTGGCCGTGCTGGATACCGTATTGGCTGCTGCGGGGCCATTGCCGGTGGTCATGGGGCTTTCGGGCTACCACCTGGTGCAGACCGTGGCCTGGGTCAAGGAATTGGCGCAACGCCCCATCGCCGGACTGCTGGTGCCTGCGCCCCACTACATTCGGCCTTCGCAGGCGGGCTTGGTGCAGTGGTTCACGGCGCTGGCGGATGCATCCGACAAACCGCTGGTCGTCTATGACATCCCCTACCGCACCGGCGCCACCCTCGCGTTGGACACATTGCTGACACTCGCGGCCCACCCCCATATCCAGGCCATCAAGGATTGTGGCGGTGATGCAGGCAAGACCCAGGCCCTGATTACCGACGGGCGCCTGCAGGTGCTGGCCGGCGAAGACGCGCAAGTTTTCAGCACGCTGGCCCTGGGTGGTGCGGGGTCCATCACTGCCAGTGCCCATTTGTGTACGAGCCGGTTTGTTGCCGTAATGCACAGTCTGCGTCGGGGAGATCTACCACACGCCCGAGCACTGTGGCAGCCTCTGGTGCCGTTGATAAACGCAGTGTTTGCGGAGCCCAATCCGGCGGTGATCAAGGCCATGCTGGCACAGCAGGGGTTGGTGCAGGATGGCTTGAGGCTGCCGATGACTGGGGCAAGTCTCGAAGCCCGGCAACGCGTGCATACGATGGTGGACAAACTGGCATTGGATTGA
- a CDS encoding glycosyltransferase family 2 protein, which produces MDISLVVPAYNESENISQFLNAVKVVLQPTGLSYEIIMVNDGSRDDTLAILVEAVSENAHLRVIDLTRNFGKEAALTAGLDAATGNAVIPMDADLQHPPELIPQLIHHWREGYDVVLCRRASRNTDHWLQRWFSNFFYKVHNAVSDHAIPPDVGDFRLLDKKVVAALRLLPERRRFMKGIFSWVGFRSTVVEFEANERYAGKSSFSGWKLWNFALEGITSFSTLPLRIWTYVGGLVSIFAIGYAIKVVISTLVSGTDLPGYPSLFCAILFLGGVQLIGIGVLGEYIGRIYSEVKQRPIYLVRSRFGFFADE; this is translated from the coding sequence GTGGATATTTCTTTGGTGGTACCAGCCTACAACGAATCTGAAAACATCAGCCAATTTCTTAATGCAGTGAAGGTTGTTCTCCAGCCTACTGGGCTGTCGTACGAGATCATCATGGTCAACGATGGCAGCCGTGACGACACATTGGCCATTTTGGTAGAAGCTGTTTCCGAAAACGCCCACCTCAGAGTCATTGATTTGACGCGAAACTTTGGCAAGGAAGCCGCACTCACTGCCGGCCTGGACGCAGCCACTGGAAACGCAGTGATTCCCATGGATGCAGACCTACAGCACCCGCCAGAATTAATTCCGCAGCTGATACATCACTGGCGGGAAGGTTATGACGTAGTTCTATGCCGTAGGGCATCCCGCAATACCGATCACTGGTTACAACGTTGGTTTTCGAATTTCTTTTACAAGGTACACAATGCAGTTTCCGATCACGCTATCCCTCCCGATGTAGGTGACTTTCGGTTGTTGGATAAGAAGGTCGTGGCTGCATTGCGTCTATTGCCCGAGCGCCGCCGATTCATGAAGGGCATATTTTCGTGGGTCGGGTTCCGCAGCACCGTGGTGGAGTTCGAAGCAAACGAACGCTATGCTGGCAAATCCAGCTTTAGTGGTTGGAAACTGTGGAACTTTGCGCTGGAAGGAATCACTAGTTTCTCCACCCTTCCTCTGCGTATTTGGACTTACGTAGGCGGCCTGGTCTCCATATTTGCCATTGGCTACGCAATCAAGGTGGTTATCAGCACCCTCGTTTCCGGAACAGATCTACCGGGCTACCCATCGCTGTTTTGCGCCATATTGTTTTTGGGAGGCGTACAGCTGATAGGAATTGGTGTGCTGGGTGAATACATTGGCCGTATCTACAGCGAAGTCAAACAACGCCCCATCTACTTGGTGCGCAGCAGATTTGGATTCTTCGCCGATGAGTGA
- a CDS encoding GtrA family protein, translating into MSESLLSKTLFRRIAGFSTIGVLNTFIHLGVVTALVELLSVHPVLANCLAFVVANVFSFYANSRWNYGTPMDGSRYKRFLLVSLMGLAITAGLSAMAETLGWHYLMGTAMVFVALPALTFAAHHYWTWAE; encoded by the coding sequence ATGAGTGAATCCTTGTTGTCTAAAACCCTCTTTCGACGCATCGCCGGTTTCTCAACCATTGGCGTCCTGAATACATTCATCCATTTAGGTGTCGTAACTGCACTGGTAGAACTGCTCTCTGTGCATCCAGTGCTCGCAAACTGCCTGGCCTTTGTAGTGGCCAATGTCTTTTCATTTTACGCAAATAGCAGATGGAACTACGGCACGCCAATGGATGGAAGCCGGTACAAGCGCTTTTTATTGGTTTCACTAATGGGGCTGGCCATCACCGCGGGTTTGAGTGCAATGGCCGAAACTTTGGGTTGGCATTACCTGATGGGCACTGCCATGGTTTTCGTAGCATTGCCTGCCCTAACTTTTGCCGCGCATCACTACTGGACCTGGGCTGAATGA
- the moaD gene encoding molybdopterin converting factor subunit 1, protein MTQVNVKYFASIREALGTGGEVMETLASTVSGLRDELIARGGVYAESLARGKAVRVAINQTLAPETAALVEGAEVAFFPPVTGG, encoded by the coding sequence ATGACCCAAGTGAATGTCAAATACTTCGCCTCCATCCGGGAAGCCCTTGGCACAGGTGGCGAAGTGATGGAAACCCTGGCGTCCACCGTCTCCGGTTTGCGCGACGAGTTGATTGCGCGCGGTGGTGTTTACGCTGAGTCGCTGGCGAGGGGCAAGGCCGTGCGTGTGGCGATCAACCAGACTTTGGCTCCGGAGACCGCTGCCTTGGTAGAAGGCGCTGAAGTGGCCTTTTTTCCGCCTGTCACTGGCGGATGA
- the glp gene encoding gephyrin-like molybdotransferase Glp, producing the protein MTTQAPRAPLLSLDDALERLLASANPQLGTEQVPVGDADGRVLAQDVVSALHVPPQDNSAMDGYALRCADVLQPGATALPVSQRIAAGTTGQALQAGTVARIFTGAPVPAGADAVVMQEDCTVLPPAGGAASDTSFIHINTLPSVGQNIRRAGEDVARGDTVLSAGVRLGPAELGMAASIGLATLAVARRPRVALFSTGDELVMPGTVAPEDMPPGAIYNSNRFFLAALLRRMGCVVTDLGIVPDQRDATTEALRSAAQSHDVILTSGGVSVGEEDHIKPAVQALGTLDLWQIAIKPGKPFAYGRIGDAHFLGLPGNPVSSYVTFLVLVRPFLLRLQGMPNVAMKTVAARADFTWAKADKRREFLRVRHNANAGLDLFTNQGSGVLTSAVWGDGLVDNRPGNTIAPGDTVQFVSFAELLV; encoded by the coding sequence ATGACCACCCAAGCCCCGCGTGCCCCGCTGTTATCCCTGGATGATGCCTTGGAGCGCCTGCTGGCCAGTGCCAACCCGCAGTTGGGCACTGAGCAAGTGCCCGTGGGTGATGCCGATGGCCGTGTGCTGGCGCAGGACGTGGTGTCTGCCCTGCATGTGCCGCCGCAGGACAACAGCGCCATGGACGGGTATGCGCTGCGTTGTGCCGATGTGTTGCAGCCAGGCGCCACTGCGCTGCCCGTTTCGCAACGCATTGCAGCAGGCACCACAGGCCAGGCCTTGCAGGCTGGCACGGTGGCCCGCATCTTCACTGGTGCTCCGGTGCCAGCTGGTGCAGACGCGGTAGTCATGCAGGAAGACTGCACGGTCTTGCCGCCAGCCGGTGGTGCCGCATCCGATACGTCCTTCATCCATATCAATACTTTGCCCTCGGTGGGCCAAAACATACGGCGCGCGGGTGAAGACGTGGCCCGTGGCGACACGGTGCTGTCAGCCGGCGTGCGCCTGGGCCCGGCCGAACTGGGCATGGCTGCCAGCATTGGTTTGGCCACGCTGGCGGTTGCCCGCCGCCCACGTGTGGCGCTGTTTTCTACCGGCGATGAGCTGGTGATGCCCGGCACCGTGGCGCCAGAGGACATGCCGCCCGGCGCCATCTACAACTCCAATCGCTTTTTTCTGGCCGCGCTGCTGCGCCGCATGGGTTGTGTTGTCACCGATCTGGGAATCGTCCCCGACCAGCGGGATGCAACGACAGAGGCCTTGCGTTCTGCAGCCCAATCCCATGATGTGATCCTGACCAGCGGTGGTGTGTCGGTGGGTGAAGAAGACCACATCAAACCCGCCGTGCAGGCATTGGGCACGCTGGACCTTTGGCAAATCGCCATCAAACCCGGAAAACCCTTTGCCTATGGCCGTATCGGTGATGCCCATTTCCTGGGACTGCCGGGCAACCCGGTTTCCAGCTACGTGACCTTTCTGGTGCTGGTGCGGCCCTTTTTGCTGCGATTGCAAGGCATGCCGAATGTTGCTATGAAAACGGTAGCGGCTCGTGCAGATTTCACGTGGGCCAAGGCCGATAAACGCCGTGAGTTCCTGCGCGTGCGGCACAATGCCAACGCTGGCCTGGACCTGTTCACCAACCAGGGCTCGGGTGTGCTGACATCGGCCGTCTGGGGTGATGGTCTGGTGGACAACAGGCCGGGCAACACCATCGCACCGGGTGACACGGTTCAGTTCGTTTCTTTTGCGGAGTTACTGGTATGA
- the thrC gene encoding threonine synthase — protein MLYLSTRGHPDRKRFCEILLEGLAPDGGLYLPESYPQINATALQRLRRTYRQGAPGGYADLAFEILSLFIDDIPADDLKAICKKTYTEDVFGTSEIVPLKTLEAPNAKAGEPGLYLEALSNGPTLAFKDMAMQLLGNLFEYELGRRGEELNILGATSGDTGSAAEYAMRGKKGVRVFMTSPHGRMSAFQQAQMFSLMDANIYNIAVKGVFDDCQDMVKAVSNDLEFKRKYRIGTVNSINWARLLAQVVYYFAGYLQATEESVPKPPGPRDSLAPRKEVVQKVSFTVPSGNFGNVCAGHVARMMGLPIEKLVVATNENDVLDEFFRTGVYRVRSSADTHETSSPSMDISKASNFERFVFDLLGRDGARVKALFGEGLSKTGKFDLSSDPAFADAASRYGFVSGKSTHADRLDTIRATWNQHAMVIDTHTADGLKVAHEHRNKLELRGGPMIVLETALPIKFAETIVEALGREPDRPAKFEGIEDLPKRVLVMDADVAAIQTLIARECQAA, from the coding sequence ATGTTGTACCTGTCGACCCGCGGCCACCCCGATCGCAAGCGCTTCTGCGAAATCCTGCTGGAAGGCCTGGCGCCCGATGGCGGACTGTATTTGCCGGAGTCTTATCCGCAGATCAATGCCACTGCCTTGCAGCGCCTGCGCCGCACCTACCGCCAGGGCGCACCCGGTGGTTATGCCGATCTGGCGTTTGAAATTTTGTCGCTGTTCATCGACGACATTCCTGCCGATGACCTCAAGGCCATTTGCAAGAAGACCTACACCGAAGACGTGTTTGGCACCTCCGAAATAGTGCCGCTGAAGACGCTGGAAGCGCCCAACGCCAAAGCGGGTGAACCCGGTCTGTACCTCGAAGCTTTGTCCAACGGCCCCACGCTGGCCTTCAAGGACATGGCCATGCAATTGTTGGGCAACCTGTTCGAATACGAACTGGGTCGCCGTGGCGAAGAGCTCAACATCCTGGGCGCTACCAGCGGCGACACCGGCAGCGCCGCCGAATACGCGATGCGCGGCAAAAAGGGCGTGCGCGTCTTCATGACCAGCCCGCACGGTCGTATGAGCGCCTTCCAGCAGGCGCAGATGTTCAGCCTGATGGACGCCAACATCTACAACATCGCCGTCAAGGGCGTGTTTGATGATTGCCAGGACATGGTCAAGGCCGTGTCCAACGATCTGGAGTTCAAGCGCAAGTACCGCATTGGCACCGTCAACTCCATCAACTGGGCGCGTTTGCTGGCCCAGGTGGTGTACTACTTTGCGGGGTATCTGCAGGCCACCGAAGAATCCGTGCCCAAACCCCCGGGCCCACGCGATTCGCTGGCACCGCGCAAAGAGGTCGTTCAGAAGGTCAGCTTCACCGTCCCGTCGGGCAATTTCGGCAATGTCTGCGCCGGCCATGTGGCCCGCATGATGGGTCTGCCCATCGAGAAGCTGGTGGTGGCCACGAATGAAAACGATGTGCTGGACGAGTTCTTCCGCACCGGCGTCTACCGCGTGCGCAGCAGTGCGGATACGCATGAGACCTCCAGCCCGTCGATGGATATTTCCAAGGCGTCCAACTTTGAGCGTTTTGTGTTTGACCTGCTGGGCCGCGATGGCGCGCGCGTGAAGGCGCTGTTTGGCGAAGGGCTGTCCAAGACCGGAAAGTTCGACCTGAGTAGCGACCCTGCCTTTGCCGACGCTGCTAGCCGCTATGGTTTTGTCAGCGGCAAGAGCACGCACGCCGACCGCCTGGACACCATTCGTGCTACCTGGAACCAGCACGCCATGGTCATCGACACCCACACGGCCGACGGCCTGAAGGTGGCGCATGAACACCGCAACAAGCTGGAACTGCGGGGCGGGCCCATGATCGTGTTGGAAACCGCGCTGCCCATCAAGTTTGCCGAAACCATTGTCGAAGCCCTTGGCCGAGAGCCGGATCGTCCGGCCAAGTTTGAGGGTATTGAAGACCTGCCCAAACGGGTGCTGGTGATGGACGCCGATGTGGCGGCCATTCAGACGCTGATTGCACGGGAATGCCAGGCGGCTTAA
- a CDS encoding homoserine dehydrogenase — translation MKPIQVGLLGIGVVGAGTFNVLKRNQEEIQRRAGRGIEITMVADLDVARAQSVVGPDVKVVSDARAVIANPDIDIVIELIGGYGIAKQLVLEAIAAGKHVVTANKALLAVHGTEIFAAASAKGVMVAFEAAVAGGIPIIKALREGLTANRIQWIAGIINGTTNFILSEMRDKGLDFSVVLKEAQRLGYAEADPTFDIEGVDAAHKVTLMSAIAFGIPVQFDKAYVEGITKLGAADIKYAEQLGYRIKLLGITKRTAKGVELRVHPSLIPSKRLIANVEGAMNAVVVNGDAVGNTLYYGKGAGSEPTASAVIADLVDITRLHTADAAQRVPHLAFQPHSMSDTPVLPMGDVVTSYYLRLRVADQAGVLAKVTGILAEANISIDAVLQREADEVGGEGSTQTDLIILTHDCVEANMNAALAQMQSLSTVLAPIVRIRKEELA, via the coding sequence ATGAAACCGATTCAAGTTGGCCTGCTGGGCATTGGCGTCGTCGGCGCGGGCACATTCAATGTGCTCAAGCGCAACCAGGAAGAAATCCAGCGCCGCGCCGGCCGTGGCATTGAAATCACGATGGTGGCCGATCTGGACGTGGCCCGTGCCCAGTCGGTCGTCGGTCCCGATGTGAAAGTCGTCAGCGACGCTCGCGCTGTCATCGCCAACCCCGATATCGACATCGTTATCGAACTGATTGGCGGCTACGGCATTGCCAAACAGCTGGTGCTCGAAGCCATTGCGGCCGGTAAACACGTGGTCACCGCCAACAAGGCCTTGCTGGCCGTGCACGGCACCGAGATTTTTGCGGCGGCATCGGCCAAGGGTGTCATGGTGGCGTTTGAAGCGGCTGTGGCCGGTGGCATTCCTATCATCAAGGCGCTGCGCGAGGGCCTGACAGCCAACCGCATCCAGTGGATCGCCGGCATCATCAACGGCACCACCAACTTCATCCTGTCCGAGATGCGCGACAAGGGCCTGGATTTCTCCGTGGTGCTCAAAGAAGCGCAGCGCCTGGGTTATGCCGAAGCTGACCCCACCTTCGATATTGAAGGTGTGGACGCCGCACACAAGGTCACGCTGATGTCGGCGATTGCCTTTGGTATCCCCGTGCAGTTTGACAAGGCATATGTGGAGGGCATCACCAAGCTGGGCGCAGCTGACATCAAGTACGCCGAACAACTGGGCTACCGCATCAAGCTCTTGGGCATCACCAAGCGCACGGCCAAGGGTGTTGAACTGCGCGTGCACCCCAGCCTGATCCCCAGCAAGCGCCTGATCGCCAATGTGGAAGGCGCGATGAACGCCGTGGTTGTGAATGGCGACGCCGTCGGCAACACGCTGTACTACGGCAAGGGCGCGGGCTCCGAACCCACCGCCAGTGCGGTGATCGCCGATCTGGTCGACATCACCCGCCTGCATACCGCTGATGCGGCGCAACGCGTGCCCCACCTGGCCTTCCAGCCCCACAGCATGAGCGACACCCCGGTCCTGCCCATGGGCGACGTGGTGACCAGCTACTACCTGCGCCTGCGCGTGGCCGACCAGGCCGGCGTGCTCGCCAAGGTGACCGGCATCCTGGCCGAAGCCAATATCAGCATCGATGCCGTGTTGCAACGCGAAGCGGACGAAGTGGGTGGCGAGGGTAGCACCCAGACCGACCTGATCATCTTGACCCACGATTGTGTGGAAGCAAACATGAACGCTGCCCTGGCCCAGATGCAGAGTTTGAGCACCGTGCTGGCACCCATCGTGCGCATCCGCAAGGAGGAGTTGGCCTGA
- a CDS encoding pyridoxal phosphate-dependent aminotransferase, with protein MRTIQKSAKLANVLYDIRGPIMDAARQMEDEGQKIIKLNLGNLAVFGFDAPEEIQQDMIRNLPNSAGYSDSKGIFAARKAVMHETQKQGIAGVTLDDIYLGNGASELITMATNALLDNGDELLLPMPDYPLWTAATSLSGGTPVHYLCDEANGWMPNLDDIRAKITPKTKGIVVINPNNPTGVLYSDALLKSIVEIAREHGLVILADEVYDKVLYDGVKHTAIGSLSTDILTLTFNSLSKSYRSCGYRAGWLVVSGDKKHATDYIEGLNMLSNMKLCSNVPGQWAIQTALGGYQSINDLVCEGGRLRRQRDLAYELITAIPGVSCVKPQAALYMFPKLDPAVYPITDDRQFFLELLRETRVMLVQGTGFNWQQPDHFRIVFLPHEDDLREAINRIAKFLESYRKSHGTQPAQAQATPSAIKLVATRA; from the coding sequence TTGCGTACCATTCAAAAATCGGCCAAGTTGGCTAATGTGCTCTACGACATTCGCGGACCCATCATGGATGCGGCCCGCCAAATGGAGGACGAGGGCCAGAAGATCATCAAGCTCAACCTCGGCAACCTCGCCGTTTTTGGTTTTGATGCCCCGGAAGAAATCCAGCAGGACATGATCCGTAACCTGCCCAACTCGGCGGGTTACTCCGACAGCAAGGGCATCTTCGCCGCACGCAAGGCGGTGATGCACGAAACCCAGAAGCAGGGCATCGCCGGTGTCACGCTGGACGACATCTATCTTGGCAATGGTGCCAGCGAGTTGATCACCATGGCCACCAACGCGCTGCTGGACAACGGCGACGAATTGTTGCTGCCCATGCCCGACTACCCGCTATGGACTGCGGCTACCAGCCTGTCCGGTGGCACACCGGTGCACTACCTGTGCGACGAAGCCAATGGATGGATGCCTAATCTAGACGACATCCGCGCCAAGATCACGCCCAAGACCAAGGGCATCGTGGTCATCAACCCCAATAATCCGACCGGTGTGTTGTATTCCGATGCGCTGCTCAAGAGCATTGTCGAGATTGCCCGCGAACACGGTTTGGTCATCCTGGCCGACGAGGTGTACGACAAGGTCCTCTACGACGGCGTCAAACACACAGCCATCGGCAGCTTGTCCACCGACATCCTGACACTGACCTTCAACTCCCTGAGCAAAAGCTACCGTTCCTGCGGTTACCGTGCTGGCTGGCTGGTGGTCTCAGGCGACAAGAAACACGCCACCGACTACATCGAGGGCCTGAACATGCTCTCGAACATGAAGCTGTGCTCCAACGTGCCCGGCCAATGGGCTATCCAGACCGCGCTGGGCGGCTACCAGAGCATCAATGACCTGGTGTGTGAAGGCGGCCGCCTGCGCCGCCAGCGCGACCTGGCCTATGAGCTGATCACCGCCATACCCGGCGTGAGCTGTGTCAAGCCCCAGGCCGCCCTGTACATGTTTCCCAAGCTGGATCCGGCGGTGTACCCCATCACGGACGACCGGCAATTCTTCCTGGAGCTGCTGCGCGAGACCCGTGTCATGCTGGTCCAAGGAACAGGCTTCAACTGGCAGCAACCGGACCACTTCCGTATTGTGTTTCTGCCCCACGAAGACGATTTGCGCGAGGCAATCAACCGCATCGCCAAGTTCCTGGAAAGCTACCGCAAGAGCCACGGCACACAGCCTGCACAAGCGCAGGCAACGCCTTCTGCTATCAAGTTGGTAGCGACTCGCGCATGA
- a CDS encoding Mth938-like domain-containing protein codes for MKFLPDPTESSSVTAYGPGWVTVNGEKYTSSVVVSTLAAPYFWECAQFDALQDSHFARLAQMDAELVIFGSGERIRFPKPALLQALYAKRIGVETMDTQAACRTYNFLAGEGRKVVAALLL; via the coding sequence ATGAAATTTCTCCCAGACCCCACGGAATCGTCATCAGTGACGGCTTATGGGCCAGGCTGGGTGACCGTGAATGGCGAGAAATACACCAGCAGCGTGGTGGTCAGCACCTTGGCGGCGCCCTATTTTTGGGAGTGTGCGCAGTTTGACGCTTTGCAAGACAGCCATTTTGCGCGCTTGGCCCAGATGGACGCTGAACTTGTGATCTTTGGCAGCGGAGAGCGCATCCGTTTCCCCAAACCGGCACTCTTGCAAGCCTTGTACGCCAAACGTATCGGTGTGGAGACCATGGACACCCAAGCCGCTTGCCGCACCTACAACTTCTTGGCCGGTGAAGGCCGCAAGGTCGTAGCCGCCCTTTTGTTGTAA
- a CDS encoding peroxiredoxin has translation MAIVVNKPLPEFEANATGGVKVSNTSHVGKTMVLYFYPKDNTPGCTTEAMQFRDKYKDFVKAGAAVFGVSRDNMKSHDEFKTKLELPFELIADTEEKMCHMFGVVKNKIMYGKKVKGIERSTFLIGADGLLKEEWRGLKVPGHVDDVLKAVKALKKAV, from the coding sequence ATGGCGATCGTTGTCAACAAGCCCCTACCTGAATTTGAAGCCAACGCAACCGGCGGCGTCAAGGTTAGCAATACTAGCCACGTCGGAAAGACCATGGTGTTGTATTTCTACCCGAAAGACAATACACCCGGCTGCACCACCGAAGCCATGCAGTTTCGTGACAAGTACAAAGATTTTGTGAAAGCCGGCGCCGCCGTATTCGGCGTGTCCCGCGACAACATGAAATCCCACGACGAGTTCAAAACCAAGCTGGAACTCCCGTTTGAACTGATTGCCGATACCGAAGAAAAAATGTGCCACATGTTTGGTGTGGTCAAGAACAAGATCATGTACGGCAAGAAGGTCAAGGGTATAGAGCGCAGCACCTTCCTGATTGGCGCCGACGGCCTGTTGAAAGAAGAATGGCGCGGCCTGAAGGTCCCCGGCCACGTGGACGACGTGCTCAAAGCCGTCAAGGCACTGAAAAAAGCAGTCTGA